A genomic segment from Deltaproteobacteria bacterium encodes:
- a CDS encoding addiction module protein, producing the protein MTQPKEILEAALKLTPTERAALAAEILGSLDSSTYGGLGAAWEEEIQRRLNEFEAGQAELISSEEVFAGVEAALRADRASR; encoded by the coding sequence GTGACCCAGCCCAAGGAGATTCTCGAAGCCGCCCTCAAGCTCACGCCAACGGAACGCGCGGCCCTCGCTGCCGAGATCCTGGGGAGCCTCGACAGCAGCACCTACGGCGGGCTCGGCGCCGCCTGGGAGGAGGAGATCCAGCGCCGGCTGAATGAGTTCGAGGCTGGCCAGGCGGAACTGATCTCTTCCGAGGAAGTCTTCGCAGGGGTCGAAGCCGCACTTCGAGCGGATCGTGCCTCGCGATAG
- a CDS encoding type II toxin-antitoxin system RelE/ParE family toxin, with protein MARVRFSRQARTDLKRAAIWYESRRSGLGKAFVDAVHLAVDLIAEGPKRWPLRNGTHRFVLRRFPYTIAYRITDTEVVVLAVAHHRIDPAAWESR; from the coding sequence GTGGCACGCGTTCGCTTCTCACGTCAGGCAAGAACAGATCTCAAACGCGCCGCCATTTGGTACGAGAGCCGTCGCTCGGGACTCGGCAAGGCCTTCGTCGACGCCGTGCACCTCGCCGTCGATCTGATCGCGGAGGGGCCTAAACGATGGCCGCTGAGGAACGGTACACACAGGTTCGTATTGCGCCGATTTCCCTACACCATCGCGTATCGAATCACTGACACCGAGGTCGTCGTCCTCGCCGTCGCACACCACCGCATCGATCCAGCGGCATGGGAGAGTCGCTGA